The Bos mutus isolate GX-2022 chromosome 7, NWIPB_WYAK_1.1, whole genome shotgun sequence genome window below encodes:
- the LOC138988549 gene encoding bromodomain-containing protein 8-like, which produces MMSRKKFLTHYLSTQVGRWKCHRSIDLSVCNAFFFLCIYLQMGHDWGWLDSEQDYPNDSELSNDCRSLFSSWDSSFDLDVGSWRETEEPGAEELEESSPGREASELLVRDGGSEESQEEAEQVSRQNLLFLSEVAYLMEPLCISSKESSEGCCPSSGTKQEAREIEATEGEGEPYREPEELSAKEDPSVTEKSSLGENGRPEVTPPPSDILALQEQSIESKEGAVQQESKEEDQGEGYVSEMEDQRSSGECDNGCSTQETPLVDILVSRATSSKLSDLCHGDPIQDQLLFKKTLLPVWKMIASHRFSSPFLKPVSERQAPGYKDVVKRPMDLTSLKRNLSKGRIRTMAQFQRDLMLMFQNAVMYNDSDHHVYHMAVEMQREVLEQIQVLSIWLDKRRDLNSLE; this is translated from the exons ATGATGAGTAGAAAAAAATTTCTGACCCATTACCTTTCTACCCAAGTTGGGAGATGGAAATGCCATAGAAGTATTGATTTGAGTGTatgtaatgcatttttttttctgtgtatttatttacaGATGGGGCATGACTGGGGTTGGTTGGATTCTGAACAAGACTATCCCAATGACTCTGAGTTGAGCAATGACTGCAGGTCCCTCTTCAGCTCATGGGACTCCAGTTTTGATCTTGATGTGGGCAGCTGGAGGGAAACTGAGGAGCCAGGGGCTGAGGAACTAGAGGAAAGCAGCCCAGGGAGAGAAGCTAGTGAGCTGCTTGTGAGGGACGGAGGCAGTGAGGAATCTCAGGAAGAGGCAGAGCAAGTCAGCCGCCAGaacctcctctttctctctgag GTAGCTTATTTAATGGAGCCGTTGTGCATTAGCAGCAAAGAATCAAGTGAAGGCTGCTGCCCTTCATCTGGTACCAAACAAGAGGCAAGGGAAATTGAAGCTACTGAAGGAGAGGGGGAGCCCTACAGAGAACCTGAAGAACTATCAGCCAAGGAAGACCCCTCAGTCACTGAGAAGTCATCACTGGGAGAAAATGGAAGGCCAGAGGTGACTCCACCTCCCTCAGATATTTTGGCACTTCAGGAACAATCCATAGAGAGCAAAGAG GGGGCAGTTCAGCAAGAATCCAAAGAGGAGGACCAGGGTGAAGGGTATGTGTCAGAAATGGAGGACCAGCGTTCTTCAGGCGAGTGTGATAATGGCTGCAGCACCCAGGAGACTCCTCTGGTGGATATCCTTGTCAGTCGTGCTACCTCCTCAAAGCT GTCTGATCTATGCCATGGTGATCCTATTCAGGATCAATTGCTATTTAAGAAGACTCTCCTGCCAGTCTGGAAGATGATAGCCAGTCACAG GTTCAGCAGTCCGTTTCTGAAGCCTGTGTCAGAAAGGCAGGCCCCAGGATACAAGGATGTGGTGAAAAG ACCCATGGACTTAACTAGCCTGAAAAGGAATCTGTCCAAGGGACGGATTCGCACCATGGCTCAGTTCCAGCGGGACCTGATGCTGATGTTCCAAAATGCTGTGATGTACAATGACTCTGATCATCATGTATACCATATGGCTGTGGAGATGCAGCGAGAAGTCTTGGAGCAGATTCAG GTGCTGAGTATTTGGTTAGACAAAAGAAGAGACTTAAATAgtctggaatga